One segment of Nostoc piscinale CENA21 DNA contains the following:
- a CDS encoding MvdD family ATP-grasp ribosomal peptide maturase: protein MTALIVTFSNDNESIPLVIKEIEARGEKAFRFDTDRFPTEVKLDIYSGDSERVIITDGEQRLDLSEVSAVWYRRMRYGHKIPNSMDKQYRDASIQECRVTVRGMIASLQGFHLDKMFNVDRANNKQLQLQVAQKIGLLTPRTLTTNNPTAVKQFAQECPQGIVTKMLSSFAIYDQQGRENVVFTTPVTADDLENMEGLRFCPMTFQENVPKALELRTTIVGHRVFTAAVDSQSLEGSTFDWRKEGKALAKNWQPYDLPEDIEKKLLTLMAEFSLNYGAIDIILTPDGRYVFLEINPVGEFFWMEIYSPYYPISQAIAETLVTQK, encoded by the coding sequence ATGACAGCATTAATAGTTACCTTTAGCAACGACAACGAAAGCATTCCTTTAGTTATCAAAGAAATTGAAGCTAGAGGCGAAAAAGCATTTCGGTTTGACACAGATAGATTTCCCACTGAAGTCAAGCTAGATATTTACTCTGGTGATAGTGAAAGAGTCATCATTACCGATGGCGAACAACGGCTTGATTTAAGCGAAGTTTCTGCCGTTTGGTATCGGCGGATGCGCTATGGGCATAAAATCCCCAATTCAATGGACAAGCAATATCGAGATGCGTCCATTCAGGAATGTCGCGTCACCGTGAGGGGTATGATTGCCAGTCTCCAAGGATTTCATTTAGATAAAATGTTCAATGTGGATCGGGCGAATAATAAGCAATTGCAGTTGCAAGTCGCCCAAAAAATTGGGCTTTTAACTCCGCGTACCCTGACTACAAATAATCCCACAGCCGTCAAACAATTTGCCCAAGAATGTCCCCAAGGTATTGTTACTAAAATGCTGTCTTCCTTTGCTATTTATGATCAGCAAGGGCGGGAAAATGTTGTGTTTACCACTCCCGTAACAGCAGATGATCTAGAGAATATGGAAGGGCTACGTTTTTGTCCGATGACTTTTCAAGAAAACGTACCCAAAGCATTAGAATTACGCACAACTATTGTAGGACATCGGGTATTCACAGCCGCAGTCGATTCACAAAGCTTAGAAGGTTCTACCTTTGATTGGCGTAAAGAAGGTAAAGCCTTAGCTAAGAATTGGCAACCCTACGACTTGCCAGAAGATATTGAAAAAAAGCTACTCACCTTGATGGCTGAATTTAGCTTAAACTATGGCGCAATTGATATCATTCTTACTCCTGATGGCCGCTATGTATTCCTCGAAATTAACCCAGTCGGAGAATTTTTCTGGATGGAAATATATTCACCTTATTATCCAATTTCTCAGGCGATCGCCGAAACTTTAGTTACGCAAAAATAG
- a CDS encoding MvdC family ATP-grasp ribosomal peptide maturase, with amino-acid sequence MQLSGDVVLLITHSGDFFTIDKVAEALLKKGAQPFRLDTDKFPLELQLTAQFDKSKSYHTIEYNNQSISTEQVQAVWLRRIWEPNITPELAPKFREACIKESKTTLDSFWDSLKQARWVDNLERIDYASNKLRQLRIASEVGFAIPQTLVTNKAAAAREFFEQVNGKMVSKLLTALSRSMQANSSFFMYTSVVKEENLQDAESLRYCPMVFQEQIPKQQELRVVYVNGEVFVGALNADVYAAAKVDWRKPGVDVGAWQHYELPDEVVLRLQTFMGRLGLLFGSFDFILTPSGEYVFLEVNPTGEWGMLEKDLNLPIADAIADALLQPDK; translated from the coding sequence ATGCAATTGTCTGGTGATGTTGTTTTATTAATTACCCACAGTGGAGATTTCTTCACAATAGATAAAGTGGCAGAAGCTTTGTTAAAAAAAGGAGCGCAACCATTTCGTCTAGATACTGATAAATTCCCTTTAGAATTACAATTAACGGCACAATTTGATAAGTCTAAAAGCTACCATACTATAGAATATAACAACCAATCTATCAGCACAGAACAGGTGCAAGCTGTATGGTTACGCCGAATTTGGGAACCAAACATCACTCCCGAATTAGCCCCCAAGTTCCGCGAAGCTTGTATTAAAGAATCAAAAACAACTTTAGATAGTTTTTGGGATAGCCTCAAACAAGCTCGTTGGGTAGATAATCTAGAACGAATAGATTATGCCAGTAATAAACTGCGTCAACTGCGAATTGCCTCAGAAGTAGGTTTTGCGATTCCTCAAACTCTTGTGACAAACAAAGCAGCAGCCGCTAGAGAGTTTTTTGAGCAAGTGAACGGCAAAATGGTGAGCAAGCTGTTAACTGCACTTTCTCGCAGTATGCAGGCTAACTCTTCGTTCTTTATGTACACCAGCGTTGTCAAAGAAGAAAACTTACAAGATGCTGAATCGCTGCGCTACTGCCCAATGGTTTTTCAAGAGCAAATTCCCAAGCAGCAGGAATTACGGGTAGTGTATGTGAATGGTGAAGTGTTTGTCGGGGCGCTGAATGCAGATGTGTATGCAGCAGCCAAAGTTGATTGGCGGAAACCGGGTGTAGATGTTGGTGCATGGCAACATTATGAACTTCCTGATGAAGTAGTTCTTCGTCTACAAACTTTTATGGGGAGACTAGGACTATTGTTTGGCTCGTTTGATTTTATCCTCACCCCATCAGGCGAATATGTATTTTTAGAAGTTAACCCTACTGGCGAGTGGGGAATGTTAGAGAAGGATTTAAACTTGCCCATTGCCGATGCGATCGCAGATGCACTGTTGCAACCAGACAAATAA
- a CDS encoding microviridin/marinostatin family tricyclic proteinase inhibitor produces the protein MSTSTTQGGTLKVVPFFAYFLAAQPDENPPVPPSEEPPPPPPIWTFKWPSDWEDS, from the coding sequence ATGTCTACAAGTACAACCCAAGGCGGCACCCTAAAAGTAGTGCCTTTCTTTGCCTATTTTTTGGCAGCGCAACCTGATGAAAATCCGCCGGTACCACCTTCTGAAGAACCCCCACCACCTCCTCCAATTTGGACTTTTAAGTGGCCTTCTGATTGGGAAGATAGCTAA
- a CDS encoding microviridin/marinostatin family tricyclic proteinase inhibitor translates to MSTNTIKTVNVELVPFFACFLEKQTAEGGETETPSWPWTFKFPSDLEDT, encoded by the coding sequence ATGTCTACAAACACAATTAAAACTGTGAATGTCGAATTGGTACCATTCTTTGCATGTTTCTTGGAAAAACAAACAGCAGAAGGAGGAGAAACAGAAACTCCTTCTTGGCCTTGGACTTTCAAGTTTCCTTCAGATTTAGAAGATACTTAG